CCGCGAGTCTGACTTGTTGGTGTAGTCCAGGGGGACGTCGATGTATCCACAGAGGTAGATGCCGCGACCAGCATACGGGTCGTGATGAGGTGGTCTGGGGTGTCTAGGCTTTCCAGGTCTGCCAGGTCTTCCCGGTTCGTCAGGCTCACCGGGTTCGCGTTCGCCAGGCTTGCCGGGATGGTGAGGGTTGTGATGCCAATGAGGCCTGTGAGGCTCCTCAATATCATTTTCGTGGCCCTCTGTGGCATTTCCCCAGCTCCAGTGTGCTGGGTTGGGGTCAAACCTCTTGGCCCAGGTGCGTTCGGGATGAGGGTCATCCAGGGCTGGCAGGACAGAGTCCTTGGTACATGGAATGAAGTGGAATGGGTCGTGCTTCTCAGGGAACCGGCCAAATGGTGAATGGCGTGGCTGACGATGACACGGGTGAGGCCATCTCCAGTGCGGCAAGTGTGGCCTAAACAGAAGGGacaagacggcgacggcggcaaagaTTCTGAGAAGACGTCTCCATGGACGCCTTGCTGGGCGGGGAGGAGCCGCGTCTatctcgtcgtctgcctTGCCTCGTTCATTCAGCTCAGGCTCGAGCAGAGGAGCCTTCTCAAGAGGAGCGTTGCCCATGGTCGATGCTGGGCTCTCGTGGGTTGGGGAGTTGGGAAGAGGACATGCTTGCCGCGAGGTTGACAGCGAGACGAGTTGGTCCCGGAGCTCTCCAACGAGTCTGACGAGATTACGCACACATATGCGCCATCAGAGGCGATGGAACGCCATGGGCAAGGGTCGAGATGGCCCCAACTGGGCTTAGCATCACCGCGTAACAAAGCAAAGGGAACGAGGCGTGGCCCCTGGTGGGAAGCCGAAAGTCTGTGAGTCGCCGGCAAAAGTGGAGACTGGAGGAGATTGGATCCGGTACCCGTGTTTGCCGTGCTGCGGCATCGCGTGCCTTCCTAATTTGGATGGAGTCTTCGATTATTGACCCTTTGCGCGCCAGAATGATGACCTTGGGCGAGTCAAAAGGCAAGAAATGCATGTACTTTTCCGGCATTGTAGAGCATTGGTTGGCCAAGGGTCGCAGTCTGCTTCAGGCGATCCAGATTTCCGCAACCGGGATACAACCCAAGAAGTGCGGGGCTGGTTGAGCTGGCTGACGATGTGGGAGTTGATATAATGTTCCGTCTAAGCCGCCAGGCCATCCATCGGCATGCATCGAGTTTCCATCTTGCTCACCATCGCTTGAGCCTCCTCATCATGACCCTGAAGCAAGTCGCACATTACGGAACATGGGTGTCGCCCATTGGCGTCGAAGCCACCATTTACAAGAATAGAGCATTGACATCTCCGCGGGTCAATGTAAACGCTCCCCTTTCACGCCGCCCCTGTCCTATATGCCGTCCCAACACTAACCCATTCCACTATTAGAGGCAATCTGGCCGGTCTTTCTTTGTCGAAAGCACCCCAGAAGGCAGGCAGACCATCGTTGCGATTACGGAAGATGGCCTGAGAGACGTCTTACCTCGTGAATATACTGTGCAGAACCGAGTGTACGAGTACGGCGGCTCTTTGTATGATGTTCTTCCCGACGATCGCCTCATTTTCTCCCATGAGGACGACACAGTTCGTTTGCTTTCACCCGATACCGGCCTGGTCCAATTGGTGGTGCAGAGCGACACCCTGCGGTACTCTAGCTTTTGTGCGCGCCATCCGTCGCCCTGGGTGCTAGCCATTGAAGAGGACCACACATTCACAGACCCATACAAGGTCCAAAACTACATTGTCGCCATCAATGTTGAGACCTCTGCTGTTCAGAGGGTTGTGAGCGGCGCCGACTTCTATTACCTGCCCCAGTTCAGCCCCGACGGCGCACGCGTAAGCTGGGTGGAATGGGATCACCCCAATCTCCCCTTCGCCGCAGGAAAGCTGTACGTCGGCGACTGGACGGCCCAAGGGTCCATTCAAAACGCTCGTCTCATCGCTGGCCAGAACCACGAAAGCGTTGCTGAGCCTCGGTGGGGGCCCGATGGCTCTCTCTTCTACGGCAAAGAGACGGGATCGCATCGCAAGTTGTACCGCATCCCGCCTGGTGGCAGGCCTGAAGAGCTGATTCAACTTGCGGGTTTGGATGATGCCGAGTTTGCCCAAGCAGGGTTGATGGAAGGGAGGTGAGAAGCTTTGTGCGCCCCCCAGCTCGCGAGCCCCTGGAAACTGACATGGGAACCAACCAGCCGAACATTTGTTCCACTTACAGCGGATCTCTTGGTCGCCACAGCGTATATCAACGGCACAAGTCGTCTCATTGCCATCGACATGACAACGGGTTCCTGGAAGCCGCTGGCGGATGAGAACGAGCTGTCCGATATCTCGGGCGATGCAGTTGCTAGACTTGGCCATGattccgtcttggccattggcagcggAACTGCCTCACACAAATCCGTGTACAAAGTCGACGTGGCAAATCCCAAAAACAGCAAAGTCCTTCGGACGGCCTTTGATGAAGAAATTCCAGAGGCAACCTATGCCCGGCCGGAAGCTCTCCGTGTGCGTTCCAACGGACCGCCGTCTAGGGACATCTTTGGCTTCTTGTGGATGCCCCGGAATCCGCATTACACAGCGCCCGTGGGAGAACTCCCGCCGCTGATCATTCACACTCATGGCGGCCCGACAGGACGTATGGGCAGCGGGCTGAACCTTCGAACGCAATACTTCACGTCTCGCGGATATGCCTTTCTGGCGCTCAACTACACCGGATCCATGGGGTATGGCCAGCAGTATCGCGAGTCCCTATTCGGCA
The DNA window shown above is from Metarhizium brunneum chromosome 1, complete sequence and carries:
- the dpf-6 gene encoding Dipeptidyl peptidase family member 6: MTLKQVAHYGTWVSPIGVEATIYKNRALTSPRVNRQSGRSFFVESTPEGRQTIVAITEDGLRDVLPREYTVQNRVYEYGGSLYDVLPDDRLIFSHEDDTVRLLSPDTGLVQLVVQSDTLRYSSFCARHPSPWVLAIEEDHTFTDPYKVQNYIVAINVETSAVQRVVSGADFYYLPQFSPDGARVSWVEWDHPNLPFAAGKLYVGDWTAQGSIQNARLIAGQNHESVAEPRWGPDGSLFYGKETGSHRKLYRIPPGGRPEELIQLAGLDDAEFAQAGLMEGSRTFVPLTADLLVATAYINGTSRLIAIDMTTGSWKPLADENELSDISGDAVARLGHDSVLAIGSGTASHKSVYKVDVANPKNSKVLRTAFDEEIPEATYARPEALRVRSNGPPSRDIFGFLWMPRNPHYTAPVGELPPLIIHTHGGPTGRMGSGLNLRTQYFTSRGYAFLALNYTGSMGYGQQYRESLFGNWGIVDAADVVEFADYMAASGRVDSGAIGITGSSAGGYNTLQSLSRYPGRFAGGVCVSGISDLSSFDAATHKLESDYTAALVLHPGVDEEEKRRIFRERSAMYHTDGLTSPLLLLHGQADTVVPVQQARIIAEALKKLHRDVEIFEVEHEGHMFSKPSSAKLSLLQEERWWKKTLLRKT